In a genomic window of Trichoderma atroviride chromosome 4, complete sequence:
- a CDS encoding uncharacterized protein (antiSMASH:Cluster_4.5), producing MGNGQGKPVDLTGEANLNHFRLLRVVGRGAFGKVRIVERKDTNLTFALKYIRKDEVVKSESVRNIIRERRMLEHVNHPFICNLRYSFQDIEYMYLVVDLMSGGDLRFHISRKTFTEEAVRFWIAELGCALRYVHSQNIIHRDVKPDNVLLDAEGHVHLTDFNVASDIVPGRIMTSKSGTLAYLAPEVYSGKGYDIRADWWSLGVLFYECIYNKRPFEGNSESSLSQQVQFSQPKYPVTQPPVSLTCLYAIRAALEPNPNARLGSTWESFIHNDFFKTINFDLLEQKRIEPIFVPSSDKTNFDATYDLEELLLEEAPLEARARRQKPRERLKEDATDQEIREDELYRMIETDFRPFDYTIAAYKKITASQGEDGDPSSMEPQAITTDDVTQMPLVNEPLVTYPLPPVEPTVSNDMRGNSNQAQSSAYPGQTQYVPSPQMSKRVTSPTGGVQLTLDGGGSWSELARQDATLPKDANTAAESKSESSGGMFGFLKSKKGRNNSPRPKERGVLGKEGARVVIS from the exons ATGGGTAACGGCCAGGGAAAGCCCGTCGACCTGACAGGCGAAG CCAACCTCAACCACTTTCGCCTGCTACGAGTTGTCGGCCGAGGCGCCTTTGGCAAGGTCCGCATTGTCGAGCGCAAAGACACCAACTTGACATTTGCGCTCAAATATATCCGTAAAGATGAAG TTGTCAAATCTGAAAGCGTTCGAAATATTATCCGCGAGCGACGAATGCTCGAGCATGTCAACCATCCCTTCATCTGTAACTTGCGCTACAGCTTCCAGGATATCGAATACAT GTACCTCGTGGTCGATCTCATGAGCGGTGGCGACTTGCGATTCCACATCTCCAGAAAGACCTTCACCGAAGAAGCTGTCCGATTCTGGATAGCCGAACTGGGCTGTGCCTTGCGCTATGTCCACAGCCAGAACATCATCCACAGAGACGTCAAGCCGGACAATGTCCTTCTCGACGCCGAGGGACATGTCCATTTGACCGATTTC AACGTGGCCTCTGACATTGTTCCCGGGCGCATCATGACTAGCAAGTCCGGAACATTGGCCTACCTTGCCCCAGAAGTGTATTCGGGCAAAGGATACGATATCCGCGCCGATTGGTGGTCATTAGGTGTCCTGTTCTATGAGTGTATCTACAACAAG CGACCTTTTGAGGGCAACAGCGAATCTTCGCTCAGCCAACAGGTTCAGTTTTCTCAGCCAAAGTATCCAGTCACACAACCTCCCGTCTCGTTGACATGCCTTTACGCTATCCGTGCCGCGCTTGAGCCTAATCCCAACGCCCGACTTGGTTCTACATGGGAGAGCTTCATCCACAACGATTTCTTCAAGACGATCAACTTCGATTTGCTCGAGCAGAAACGCATCGAGCCTATTTTCGTTCCCTCCTCGGACAAGACCAACTTTGATGCAACGTACGACttggaagagctgctgctcgaagAGGCGCCGCTGGAGGCTCGCGCAAGGCGACAGAAACCCAGAGAGCGGTTAAAGGAGGACGCTACGGACCAGGAGATTCGCGAAGATGAGCTGTATAGAATGATTGAGACGGATTTCCGCCCGTTCGACTATACCATTGCGGCCTACAAGAA AATTACGGCTTCTCAGGGCGAAGACGGAGATCCGTCCTCAATGGAACCGCAGGCCATTACCACAGACGACGTTACGCAGATGCCTTTGGTAAATGAGCCGCTGGTGACATACCCCCTCCCTCCCGTGGAACCAACAGTCAGCAACGATATGCGAGGAAATTCAAATCAAGCACAGTCCTCTGCCTATCCCGGACAAACCCAATACGTTCCATCCCCGCAAATGAGCAAGCGAGTAACCAGCCCTACCGGCGGGGTACAGCTAACACTAGACGGCGGAGGCAGCTGGTCTGAGCTCGCTCGTCAAGACGCCACACTCCCCAAGGATGCCAATACCGCGGCAGAATCCAAGAGCGAAAGCTCCGGCGGTATGTTTGGGTTcttgaaaagcaaaaagggaagaaacaaCAGCCCTAGGCCCAAGGAACGAGGAGTCTTGGGCAAGGAAGGCGCCAGAGTGGTCATTAGCTGA
- a CDS encoding uncharacterized protein (antiSMASH:Cluster_4.5~EggNog:ENOG41) translates to MASTVRHITHISRRCIPGISPRLYHTSAALRLPYKDSQDRESLKPRSNNGTRSARDDDVADNKDAAFNPRKTDPEAELDAAGRGNETNPLNASGANQEFNKPMGEGKEAHDTGPGKETRKGGRSGGGSAPKKGKPPKGGL, encoded by the coding sequence ATGGCATCTACAGTTCGTCACATCACACACATTTCACGTCGTTGCATACCGGGCATCTCCCCCCGCCTGTACCACACCTCCGCCGCTCTTCGGCTCCCCTACAAGGACTCTCAAGACCGCGAATCCCTCAAGCCGAGATCCAACAACGGCACGAGGTCGGCTCGAGACGACGATGTCGCGGACAACAAGGACGCCGCGTTCAACCCTCGCAAGACGGATCCGGAGGCGGAGCTCGACGCGGCTGGCCGGGGGAATGAGACGAACCCGCTGAACGCGAGCGGCGCGAACCAAGAATTCAACAAGCCCATGGGAGAGGGAAAGGAAGCGCATGATACGGGGCCAGGAAAGGAAACGAGGAAAGGAGGGAGAAGTGGAGGAGGGAGCGCGCCGAAGAAGGGGAAGCCGCCGAAAGGAGGCTTGTGA
- a CDS encoding uncharacterized protein (antiSMASH:Cluster_4.5), whose product MQAANNSVSRTAGAGRVTAVTARQGSCIWTAQRHLDMVMETQRLSYATMRQTGIKYQVPLAIQHQNALRRWSSISGQL is encoded by the exons ATGCAAGCTGCCAATAATTCGGTCAGCCGGACGGCTGGGGCAGGCAGAGTGACTGCCGTTACGGCACGACAGGGGAGCTGCATCTGG ACAGCCCAAAGACATCTAGACATGGTGATGGAAACACAACGTCTCAGTTATGCCACCATGAGACAGACGGGTATCAAGTACCAAGTGCCACTAGCAATACAACATCAAAATGCATTGCGCCGCTGGAGCAGCATCTCCGGACAGCTGTGA
- a CDS encoding uncharacterized protein (EggNog:ENOG41), translated as METAKQAFNYVSESVQGAVSGASKETNKEIAKNDNVSVGSRLTAAKDAVGDKVDESAHNGKADAHKELAKNQ; from the exons ATGGAGACCGCCAAGCAAGCTTTCAACTACGTCTCTGAGTCCGTCCAGGGCGCTGTCTCTGGTGCTAGCAAGGAGACCAACAAGGAGATTGCCAAGAACGACAATGTCAGCGTTGGCTCTCG CCTGACCGCCGCCAAGGATGCTGTCGGTGACAAGGTCGACGAGTCCGCACACAATGGCAAGGCCGATGCTCACAAGGAGCTGGCTAAGAACCAGTAG
- a CDS encoding putative secondary metabolism biosynthetic enzyme (antiSMASH:Cluster_4.5~EggNog:ENOG41~SMCOG1001:short-chain dehydrogenase/reductase SDR), which yields MAESQAKFAIYPSLVDRTVVITGGAQGIGAQMVELFCLQGSQVIFLDVVDDRAAAVVQRMLELKVKHKPVYHHCDVIKIDEELKPTAAKILAEFPKIDGLVNSAARAMMKPTMDITTQWWDESVAVNLRHQFFLTQALMPGLLLAAGHASIINFGSINWAVPGLGQVPYTTSKAAVVGLTRTLAHEFGPQGIRINSIMPGSIATEREIKEVLTPEYKENLFKSQAIERLIQPVEVARLALWLIADDSAAVVSQSIRIDAGWT from the coding sequence atggcggaAAGTCAAGCCAAGTTCGCCATATATCCCAGCCTTGTCGACCGCACAGTCGTCATCACAGGCGGCGCGCAAGGAATTGGGGCTCAAATGGTCGAATTATTCTGCCTGCAGGGTTCCCAAGTCATCTTTTTGGACGTGGTGGATGACCGTGCTGCGGCCGTGGTCCAAAGGATGCTCGAGTTGAAAGTCAAGCACAAGCCCGTCTACCACCACTGCGATGTCATCAAGATTgacgaagagctcaagcCCACGGCAGCCAAGATCCTGGCAGAGTTCCCCAAGATTGACGGACTGGTCAACAGTGCCGCGAGGGCCATGATGAAGCCGACAATGGACATTACGACGCAGTGGTGGGACGAGAGCGTCGCGGTGAATCTGCGGCACCAGTTCTTCTTGACGCAGGCCCTGATGCCGGGACTGCTTCTTGCTGCGGGCCatgcctccatcatcaactttGGGAGCATCAATTGGGCCGTGCCGGGACTGGGCCAGGTGCCTTATACGACGAGCAAGGCCGCGGTGGTGGGACTGACGCGGACGCTGGCGCATGAGTTTGGTCCGCAGGGCATCAGGATAAACAGCATCATGCCGGGGTCGATTGCCACAGAGAGGGAGATTAAGGAGGTTTTGACGCCCGAGTATAAGGAGAACCTCTTCAAGAGCCAGGCTATTGAGAGATTGATCCAGCCGGTGGAAGTGGCGAGATTGGCGCTGTGGTTGATTGCAGATGACAGTGCGGCGGTGGTGAGCCAGAGTATCAGAATCGATGCTGGGTGGACATAG